A region from the Candidatus Binatia bacterium genome encodes:
- the rpsD gene encoding 30S ribosomal protein S4 — translation MSRYTGPVCRLCRRETAASKTGEKIKLFLKGDRCLSRNCAVERRGTAPGQKTTGKSRTKVSEYGRQLREKQKMRRYYGVAETQFENYFREAARVPGQTGRTFLALLERRLDNVVYRLNLATSRAQARQLVTHRHFRVNGRIVNIPSYIVRAGDAISIAPASMKSPIFESNLEVAQSRRPPEWLEWNDEEKTAKVLQLPPREQIDAPVDEQLIVEYYSR, via the coding sequence ATGTCGCGTTATACCGGACCCGTCTGCCGTCTCTGCCGCAGAGAGACCGCCGCGAGCAAGACCGGCGAGAAGATCAAGCTCTTTCTCAAAGGCGACCGCTGCCTCTCCCGCAACTGCGCGGTCGAGCGGCGCGGCACCGCTCCCGGTCAGAAGACCACCGGGAAGTCCCGCACGAAGGTCTCCGAGTACGGCCGTCAACTGCGCGAGAAGCAGAAGATGCGCCGCTACTACGGCGTCGCCGAGACGCAGTTCGAGAACTACTTCCGCGAGGCGGCGCGCGTTCCGGGCCAGACCGGCCGGACGTTCCTCGCGCTGCTCGAACGCCGGCTCGACAACGTCGTTTACCGGTTGAACCTCGCGACGAGCCGCGCGCAGGCGCGCCAACTCGTGACGCACCGGCACTTCCGCGTCAACGGGCGGATCGTCAACATTCCTTCGTACATCGTGCGCGCCGGCGACGCGATCTCGATCGCGCCCGCCAGCATGAAGTCGCCGATCTTCGAATCGAATCTCGAAGTGGCGCAGAGCCGTCGTCCGCCCGAGTGGCTGGAGTGGAACGACGAAGAGAAGACCGCCAAGGTGTTGCAATTGCCGCCGCGCGAGCAGATCGACGCGCCGGTAGACGAACAGCTCATCGTGGAGTACTACTCGCGATAG
- the rpsK gene encoding 30S ribosomal protein S11 encodes MAAKKQSKSRRKREVKNVQTGVAHVHASFNNTIVTISDPHGGVISWASAGNLGFKGSKKSTPFAAQMAAEAAARKAMEHGMKSTEVLVKGPGAGREAAIRSLQAAGLEITMIKDVTPIPHNGCRPPKRRRV; translated from the coding sequence TTGGCTGCCAAAAAGCAATCGAAGTCGCGGCGCAAGCGCGAGGTAAAGAACGTCCAGACGGGCGTCGCTCACGTGCATGCGTCGTTTAACAACACGATCGTGACGATCAGCGACCCGCACGGAGGCGTCATCTCGTGGGCCTCTGCCGGCAACCTCGGCTTCAAGGGCTCGAAGAAGTCGACGCCGTTTGCCGCGCAGATGGCCGCCGAGGCCGCGGCGCGCAAAGCGATGGAGCACGGGATGAAATCGACCGAGGTCCTGGTCAAAGGTCCCGGCGCGGGACGCGAAGCCGCGATCCGTTCGCTGCAGGCGGCCGGTCTGGAGATCACGATGATCAAGGACGTCACGCCGATTCCGCACAACGGTTGTCGCCCGCCGAAACGGCGCCGGGTCTAA
- a CDS encoding copper amine oxidase N-terminal domain-containing protein gives MKRLSTGVLAALIVALCGLSAVAAPSTATQGNIGNGVAQAGGAPPADFGSPPSGQIPILYNDHHVYSKPDVLKQGRVLAALVKGGTILIPLRSMFEQMGATVSYDASSKTATVSKPGSEVKVTVGKPEVVINGESRPLDVPPEIYQGAVLVPVRVISEGMGAYVQWVPDKRLVVVRYIPATPPPTAPPPPPTAPPPPPPPPPTPKPQPNVLFLAGDYLISPKIYNQFAPGNQANGSFTARGGVQFNAIGLPFMLEVDYKNWQYPHNCGVPQSTATINNAPQCYVTTVGSRGTAYTPAFTAVNRDADVRLGVKVLDPHIYVAIGYIWGSNNYGYPNTNAVGGGIEKLPDWGHSFTYYGDVYYYPNFRGNYTTAAVAGSPATTYGIGYNLLKYQVGIAWAFVPAVYLDAGWAGENGANKNNAPISYSFNGPYVGLGFLIPF, from the coding sequence GTGAAACGACTGAGCACCGGAGTACTCGCCGCGCTAATCGTAGCGCTGTGCGGGTTGAGCGCGGTTGCCGCTCCGTCGACCGCGACGCAAGGAAACATTGGAAACGGCGTTGCGCAGGCAGGTGGGGCGCCGCCGGCGGACTTTGGAAGCCCGCCGTCCGGCCAGATTCCCATCCTCTACAACGATCACCACGTCTATAGCAAGCCCGACGTCCTCAAGCAGGGCCGGGTGCTTGCGGCGCTGGTCAAGGGCGGGACGATTCTGATCCCGCTGCGCTCGATGTTCGAGCAAATGGGCGCTACCGTCTCGTACGACGCGTCCTCGAAGACGGCGACGGTTTCGAAGCCGGGCTCCGAGGTCAAGGTGACCGTCGGCAAGCCGGAAGTCGTCATCAACGGCGAGTCTCGTCCGCTGGACGTGCCGCCGGAGATCTATCAGGGTGCGGTGCTCGTGCCGGTCCGCGTGATCTCGGAAGGCATGGGCGCATACGTGCAGTGGGTTCCCGACAAGCGGTTAGTGGTCGTACGGTACATCCCGGCGACTCCCCCGCCGACGGCTCCGCCGCCGCCGCCGACGGCTCCGCCGCCGCCGCCCCCGCCGCCGCCCACGCCAAAGCCGCAACCGAACGTTTTGTTCTTGGCCGGCGACTATCTCATCTCACCGAAGATCTACAACCAGTTCGCTCCGGGTAACCAGGCCAACGGCTCGTTTACGGCCCGCGGCGGCGTGCAGTTCAACGCAATCGGACTGCCGTTCATGCTCGAAGTCGACTACAAGAACTGGCAGTACCCGCATAACTGCGGCGTCCCGCAGAGCACCGCGACGATCAACAACGCGCCGCAGTGCTACGTGACGACGGTCGGCAGCCGCGGTACGGCCTACACGCCGGCCTTCACGGCGGTCAACCGCGACGCCGACGTCCGGTTGGGCGTCAAGGTGCTCGATCCGCACATCTACGTCGCGATCGGATACATCTGGGGTTCGAACAACTACGGATATCCGAACACGAACGCGGTGGGCGGCGGCATCGAGAAGCTCCCGGATTGGGGCCACTCGTTCACGTACTACGGCGACGTCTACTACTATCCGAACTTCAGAGGCAACTACACGACGGCCGCGGTGGCGGGATCGCCCGCAACCACCTACGGCATCGGATACAACCTGCTGAAGTACCAGGTCGGGATCGCGTGGGCGTTCGTGCCTGCGGTCTATCTCGACGCCGGTTGGGCCGGTGAGAACGGCGCGAACAAGAACAACGCGCCGATCTCGTACTCGTTCAACGGACCGTACGTCGGCCTCGGGTTCCTGATTCCGTTCTAG